The stretch of DNA CGGCGGAACGTCCATGCGGGCGGCCCTGATTCAGAACGGCCAGATCACCGAACGCCGCGAAGCCCGGACGCCCAAACCGAGCACGCCCGACGCCCTGATTGCTGCTGCCACCGAATTGGCCGCGCCGCTGGCCGCACACGCCATCGCGCTCGGTGTGGCCTGTGCGGGCGCAGTCGCGGGCGGACGGGTCACCGCTACCGCCGTCCACACGTTTCCAGGCTGGACAGATGTGGCCCTGGCCGAACGCCTGAGTGTAGGGTTAGGCCTCCCCTGCGCCGCCCTGAACGATGCCCGCGCCGCCGCGTGGGGCGAGTGGGCTGCCGGAGCGGGCCGGGGCACACCGGAATTTATGTTTATTACAGTCAGCACAGGCGTGGGCGCGGGGCTGGTGCTGGGCGGGCGGCTGCATCTGGCGGGCAATGGGCTGGACGCCGAATTGGGCTTTGTGAGCGTGCCTGCTGCGTGGCAACCGGGGGAAGAAGTGCCGCCGCTGGGCCGATTGGGGCCACTGGAATTTGAAAGCAGCGGCACGGCGTTGGGTGGGCAAGCGCAGCTTTTGGGCTTTGCCGATGCCCGCGCCCTGTGCGACGCCGCAGAGGTGGGAAATCTGCAAGCGGAAGCCGTCTACACCCGCTCGGCAGCGTTGATGGCGTGGAAAATAGCCGATATCGCCGCCTTGTTGGGCGTTACGCGGGTGGCACTGGGCGGCAGCGTGGGCCTGCGCCCCGGCTACCTTACACGGGTGCAGGCCAGTCTTGCGCTCTTTCCCGCCCGCTATCAACCCAAAGTGGTTCACGCCGAATTGGGGGCCGATGCAGGCTTGATCGGCGCGGCGCTCTGGGCGGGGCGAGGTTAAGGGGAAGGGTTTCTAAGGGTCAAGGGGCTAAAGAAAGGCAAAAAGGGAGACCGAGTGCCCGCCATTCCTGGTTCACACACCGCTCAGTGACACACCCAATACTCTCCAGTTCTAAAGCCTGCCCGGACTTCCCCACCTCGTAACCGCTCTCACTGCTGAGCTTCAAAACGCGGCAGCAGGTGGCTGAAGCCCAGCACCCCGCAGACAAACAACTGGGTGAGTTCGGGGTCGAACTGGCGGCCGCTTTCGCGGATCAGGTGTTCTACGGCGTCCTGATAGGGCCAGGCGGGTTTGTAGGGCCGCACGCTGGTCAGGGCGTCGAAGACATCCACAATCGCCATGATGCGGGCCACCAGCGGAATCGCCTCTTCGCGCAGGCCCAGCGGGTAGCCGTGACCGTCCCAGCGTTCGTGGTGGTGGCGCACGGCGTCCACGGTCTGGGCGGGCAAAAACGGCAGTTCGGCCAAGACCTGCACACCCCACAGGGGATGCTGCAAGATCACTTCGTACTCCAGCGCGTTCAGGGGGCCGGGTTTATGCAGGATTTCCTGCGGCACCCGCGCCTTACCGATGTCGTGCAGGGCGGCTCCCCACCGCACGGCCCGCACTTCACTTGGCCCCAGACCTGCCGCACCTGCCAACCGCTGGGCAAAATCCACGATCCGGCGAATGTGTTCGGCCTGCCACGCATCCTGACTGACTCCCAACAGATGAATCGCGTCGTCCAGAGCACGTTCAGTGTGGTTCAGGCGCTCGCTGAGATCGAAGGTGTGCTGGGCGCTGACCTTCAGGGCTTCCAGGCTGCCCGCGATCATGGGGCCACGCTCGGCCCACACCACACGCACCACATGACAGGAGTGACGAGTCAAGAGTTCAGCATCTTCCAGGACGCCTTGCCCGCGCCGCAGCGCCGCTGGATAATGGGCGCGGTCATAGCGCAGCCATTCCAGCAGGGGGCGGCCCCGCACTTCGTCCGGCTTCAGGCCCGTCAAGGTTTCCCACGCGCCGCCTACTTCCAGAATCAGGCCCGCGGCATCCAGCAGGAACAGGGCTTGCGGCTGCGCTTCAAGCATCACCTGCATGAGGTCGGCTTTGGGAGCAGGCCCTCCAGAGCGCCCATGCGAACTGGAAGCCGATGGATCGGCGGCACAGACCGCAGTCGTGCGAAGTTTGGATTT from Deinococcus sp. QL22 encodes:
- a CDS encoding ROK family protein; this encodes MMTTSPPLLALDIGGTSMRAALIQNGQITERREARTPKPSTPDALIAAATELAAPLAAHAIALGVACAGAVAGGRVTATAVHTFPGWTDVALAERLSVGLGLPCAALNDARAAAWGEWAAGAGRGTPEFMFITVSTGVGAGLVLGGRLHLAGNGLDAELGFVSVPAAWQPGEEVPPLGRLGPLEFESSGTALGGQAQLLGFADARALCDAAEVGNLQAEAVYTRSAALMAWKIADIAALLGVTRVALGGSVGLRPGYLTRVQASLALFPARYQPKVVHAELGADAGLIGAALWAGRG
- a CDS encoding HD-GYP domain-containing protein, yielding MGFIIWASSAVRRPMFEDLDFPPYPALDKSKLRTTAVCAADPSASSSHGRSGGPAPKADLMQVMLEAQPQALFLLDAAGLILEVGGAWETLTGLKPDEVRGRPLLEWLRYDRAHYPAALRRGQGVLEDAELLTRHSCHVVRVVWAERGPMIAGSLEALKVSAQHTFDLSERLNHTERALDDAIHLLGVSQDAWQAEHIRRIVDFAQRLAGAAGLGPSEVRAVRWGAALHDIGKARVPQEILHKPGPLNALEYEVILQHPLWGVQVLAELPFLPAQTVDAVRHHHERWDGHGYPLGLREEAIPLVARIMAIVDVFDALTSVRPYKPAWPYQDAVEHLIRESGRQFDPELTQLFVCGVLGFSHLLPRFEAQQ